One part of the Pseudoalteromonas piscicida genome encodes these proteins:
- a CDS encoding LysR substrate-binding domain-containing protein, translating into MKSPPLKGLWYFKTAAELGSFKQAAEALFVTQAAVSQQIRTLEQQLGCMLFERQTRKVLLTQQGQDLLPYLHKAFGQMEMGLSTLKSDPNPNTINLSVLPSFATCWLLPRLASFNKALPDFQLRIDPTEQLADFNHDDIDIGIRFGFGNYPGLKSELIAEDELVLAYRPGLIDPNQPLREQLSKLNFIYDEGRDNEHAWLELNKQLGLSGHTFSNLKIDNAALVQQATVAGQGFSLLRRRLVNQSLELGQLEIYPDFAWLCEYRYFLVAPERHFEWPKLKAFRDWIVAELSAC; encoded by the coding sequence ATGAAATCACCTCCACTCAAAGGACTTTGGTATTTTAAAACGGCGGCAGAATTAGGTAGTTTTAAGCAGGCGGCGGAAGCCTTATTTGTGACTCAAGCTGCCGTGAGTCAACAGATAAGAACCCTCGAGCAACAGCTTGGTTGCATGTTGTTCGAGCGGCAAACAAGGAAGGTATTGCTAACTCAGCAAGGGCAAGACTTGTTGCCTTACTTACACAAGGCCTTTGGGCAAATGGAAATGGGTCTATCGACGTTAAAATCAGATCCGAACCCAAATACTATTAACCTGTCGGTTTTGCCTTCATTTGCTACTTGTTGGCTTTTGCCTAGATTGGCGAGCTTCAACAAGGCGTTGCCAGACTTCCAGCTACGTATTGATCCTACTGAGCAACTCGCCGATTTTAACCACGACGATATCGATATTGGGATCCGCTTTGGATTTGGTAACTATCCGGGACTAAAAAGCGAACTCATCGCGGAGGATGAGTTAGTTCTTGCCTACCGCCCTGGATTAATTGACCCAAACCAACCGCTGCGAGAGCAGCTATCAAAGCTCAATTTTATTTATGACGAAGGTAGAGATAATGAACATGCGTGGCTTGAGCTAAACAAGCAACTGGGTTTAAGTGGTCATACATTCAGTAATCTTAAAATTGATAATGCGGCATTGGTGCAGCAGGCAACGGTGGCTGGGCAGGGGTTTTCTTTGTTACGTCGACGTTTAGTGAATCAATCTTTAGAGCTTGGCCAGTTAGAAATCTATCCCGACTTTGCATGGTTGTGTGAATATCGCTACTTCTTGGTCGCACCTGAGCGTCACTTTGAGTGGCCTAAATTAAAGGCGTTTAGGGATTGGATAGTTGCCGAGCTTAGCGCGTGCTGA
- a CDS encoding TonB-dependent receptor plug domain-containing protein: MTITKQKTTLALAIASLCGSGAMVWTAPVFAEEAASEPVEKIMVTGSRIARANLSKPGAVTTISRADIEQTGFKNIGDMLQNLTVSASAPNASQNENTSGVTNFDLRGLGAQRTLVLLNGRRLPNGGNGADAAVDLSAIPTAIIERVEILLDGASSIYGSDAVSGVVNIITRQTGDIFEVSGSIGQSAEGDADTTSLELVTGIVGDKGRFMVSASYDEKQEVYAGDRDFSRFDLTLNPDGSYGQGGSSAMPWSNLKVTDENGKEIFVTRGPEYGEWRETISDASLAQNDLYNYQEPSLLQTPFERYSMSAFGEYDLGNLKFSDDVVFNFEALYSHRKSTTNGAPQPLVPVWGGYLDFTYSPDNYYNQQFGPKDKDGNPYAINDWRRRMVETNGRMNHVENSQYRIVMALSGDFNADWSWELAYNFGRNSNKRLKTGIFNWPAAKNAVGPTHFDEQGVLRCGATPDTLIAGCVPLNIFGQPGTDSEISEDMLNYLSGDWPGIQQGHNQIKIASANVSGVVASLPAGDLGVSFGIENQKVEARNQTDAVSINILVTDGLGRPTGGEYSLNEAYLEAVVPLLSDHNWAQSLELNLATRYSDFDTFGSTTNSKVGVFWALNEQLSFRGTWSQAFRAPNVVELYKGRLPGFENGDDPCAVANPNQNCVSTGVPADGSYRETIGQIRTNTGGNTELEPETATSKTLGVIYQPSWLTNGSITLDFYDIQLKDAIGNISAVTKLSECMNNGLYCDSVHRVQSGEFQGVITGVDVFNENLNALNRQGVDAEVRFDIGQFSFGDLSTALNWSFVSKHEVIEPGLATKDRAGQRVNGQMAVPEHRVNFALNWQHDDFSASWQSYYIDSMLEEVSVKQGDQIVNFTNTVDSTLTHNAQVTYHADSVDTQITLGVNNLLDEAPPFATGNGNNADPIHSSLYLGREYYLRFKTEF; the protein is encoded by the coding sequence ATGACAATAACAAAACAAAAAACGACTTTGGCGTTGGCAATCGCCAGCTTATGTGGTTCGGGCGCTATGGTGTGGACGGCCCCTGTGTTTGCCGAGGAAGCAGCGTCGGAACCTGTTGAGAAGATCATGGTGACGGGGTCGCGAATCGCGCGGGCAAACCTAAGTAAACCCGGCGCGGTAACCACAATATCTAGAGCGGATATTGAGCAAACTGGATTTAAAAATATTGGCGATATGCTGCAAAATCTAACGGTTTCCGCCAGTGCACCTAATGCTTCTCAAAATGAAAATACGTCGGGCGTGACAAACTTCGACTTACGCGGTTTAGGTGCACAGCGCACATTGGTCTTGCTAAATGGCCGCCGCTTACCAAACGGGGGTAATGGCGCGGATGCTGCGGTTGACCTGAGTGCTATTCCTACTGCGATTATTGAACGTGTTGAAATTTTATTGGATGGTGCCTCTTCTATTTACGGCTCTGATGCGGTGTCTGGTGTCGTAAACATTATTACTCGCCAAACGGGCGATATTTTTGAGGTCAGTGGCTCCATTGGCCAATCTGCTGAAGGCGATGCTGATACAACTTCTTTGGAACTCGTAACAGGCATTGTTGGTGATAAAGGGCGCTTTATGGTGAGTGCCAGCTACGATGAAAAACAAGAAGTGTATGCTGGTGACAGAGATTTTAGCCGCTTTGATTTAACCCTCAACCCCGATGGCAGTTACGGCCAAGGCGGTAGTTCCGCAATGCCATGGAGTAACCTAAAAGTCACGGATGAAAATGGCAAGGAGATATTTGTTACCCGAGGCCCAGAGTATGGCGAGTGGCGTGAAACTATCTCCGATGCGTCACTTGCGCAAAATGACTTATATAACTACCAAGAGCCGAGCTTGCTGCAAACGCCTTTTGAACGCTATAGCATGAGTGCGTTTGGCGAGTATGATCTTGGCAATTTGAAGTTTTCGGATGACGTGGTATTCAATTTCGAGGCGCTTTATTCACATCGAAAATCCACGACCAATGGTGCGCCTCAGCCATTAGTTCCAGTTTGGGGTGGGTATTTAGATTTCACTTACTCTCCTGATAATTATTACAACCAACAATTCGGTCCAAAAGACAAAGATGGTAATCCTTATGCCATCAATGACTGGCGTCGCAGAATGGTGGAAACCAATGGCCGTATGAACCATGTGGAAAACAGCCAATACCGTATTGTGATGGCGCTCTCTGGTGATTTTAATGCTGATTGGAGCTGGGAGCTGGCCTACAATTTTGGTCGCAACTCAAACAAACGACTAAAAACTGGTATATTCAATTGGCCAGCGGCTAAAAATGCGGTTGGTCCTACCCACTTTGATGAGCAAGGCGTGCTGCGCTGTGGTGCTACACCGGATACGCTAATTGCGGGTTGTGTGCCGCTTAATATTTTTGGTCAACCCGGTACCGACTCTGAGATCTCCGAGGACATGCTAAATTATCTCTCTGGTGATTGGCCAGGGATCCAACAAGGTCATAACCAGATTAAAATCGCCAGCGCGAACGTAAGTGGTGTCGTGGCGAGTTTGCCTGCGGGCGACCTCGGTGTGTCTTTTGGCATCGAAAATCAAAAGGTTGAGGCGCGCAATCAAACAGATGCCGTTTCTATTAATATTTTAGTCACGGATGGGTTAGGTAGACCAACTGGTGGTGAATATTCGCTCAATGAAGCTTATCTAGAAGCTGTTGTACCACTGTTATCAGACCATAATTGGGCGCAGAGCCTAGAGTTAAACCTCGCGACTCGATATTCAGACTTTGATACGTTTGGCTCGACCACCAATTCAAAAGTAGGCGTATTTTGGGCGTTGAATGAGCAGTTGAGTTTTAGAGGGACTTGGTCACAAGCATTTAGAGCGCCTAATGTGGTGGAACTTTATAAAGGAAGGTTACCTGGCTTTGAAAATGGCGATGATCCTTGTGCGGTAGCCAATCCAAACCAAAACTGTGTCAGCACAGGCGTTCCCGCTGATGGTAGTTACCGAGAAACGATCGGGCAGATCAGAACCAATACTGGCGGTAACACGGAGTTGGAACCAGAAACCGCGACGAGCAAAACACTTGGCGTGATTTATCAGCCGAGCTGGCTTACTAACGGTTCAATCACCTTAGATTTTTATGACATCCAATTAAAAGATGCCATTGGTAACATTAGCGCGGTGACCAAATTGAGTGAATGTATGAATAATGGTTTGTACTGCGACTCTGTTCATCGTGTTCAATCCGGTGAGTTTCAGGGGGTGATCACCGGCGTTGATGTATTTAATGAAAACCTCAATGCATTAAATCGTCAAGGGGTAGACGCTGAAGTTCGTTTTGACATCGGGCAGTTTTCATTTGGTGATTTGAGTACCGCACTAAACTGGTCATTTGTGAGTAAACATGAAGTCATTGAACCAGGCCTTGCAACCAAAGACAGAGCCGGACAGCGCGTTAATGGCCAGATGGCGGTGCCTGAGCACAGAGTTAACTTTGCACTTAATTGGCAGCATGACGACTTTAGCGCAAGTTGGCAAAGTTACTACATCGATTCGATGTTAGAAGAAGTATCGGTTAAACAAGGTGACCAAATCGTTAACTTTACCAATACCGTTGATAGCACGCTGACACATAATGCCCAAGTAACCTACCATGCAGACTCTGTTGATACTCAAATTACGCTGGGCGTTAACAATCTATTGGATGAAGCGCCGCCTTTTGCGACGGGTAATGGAAATAACGCAGATCCCATTCATTCGTCTTTATATCTGGGTCGTGAGTACTACCTAAGATTTAAGACAGAGTTTTAA
- the katG gene encoding catalase/peroxidase HPI produces the protein MDKKQNTPSICPFAHGANTSSEHSEHQWWPNSLNLDILHQHDTKTDPMDANFDYKSAFNSLDYPALKKDLEQLMTDSQPWWPADWGHYGGLMIRMAWHAAGSYRVADGRGGANTGNQRFAPLNSWPDNGNLDKARRLLWPIKRKYGNRISWADLIVLAGNVAYESMGFKTFGFAGGREDIWHPEKDTYWGSEKEWLAPSNNQNSRYSGERDLENPLAAVMMGLIYVNPEGVDGNPDPLKTAEDMRVTFARMAMNDEETVALTAGGHTVGKAHGNGNADELGPEPEGADLHEQGFGWMNHSSRGIGSDAVTSGIEGAWTTNPTQWDNGYFYLLFTYEWEQTKSPAGAWQWQPINIKEEDKPVDAEDASKRCMPMMTDADMALKMDPTYRKISEKFYADPDYFNDVFARAWFKLTHRDLGPKSRYLGPEVPNEDLLWQDPVPSVNYTLNDSEISALKQQILATNVTLSELVATAWDSARTFRYSDFRGGANGARIRLAPQKDWLGNEPERLAKVLAALEAVQSNFTPTVSMADLIVLGGCAAVEQAAKNAGVSVQVPFTAGRGDATDEQTDIESFDVLEPVHDGFRNWQKQHYSVKPEEMLLDRAQLMGLTAKEMTVLIGGMRVLGTNHGQTSHGVFTDNVGTLSNDFFVNLTDMAYRWEPSGENLYEIKTRDTNTVKWTATRVDLVFGSNSILRAYAEVYAQDDSKEKFVRDFVEVWTKVMNADRFDLK, from the coding sequence ATGGATAAGAAGCAAAACACACCATCGATTTGTCCTTTTGCGCATGGTGCAAATACGTCGTCAGAGCATAGCGAGCACCAATGGTGGCCAAATAGCCTGAACCTAGACATATTGCATCAGCACGATACGAAAACCGATCCGATGGATGCCAATTTTGATTACAAAAGCGCATTTAACAGCCTTGATTATCCCGCCCTGAAAAAAGACCTCGAACAACTTATGACAGATTCGCAGCCATGGTGGCCTGCCGACTGGGGACACTATGGTGGATTAATGATCAGAATGGCATGGCACGCTGCAGGCAGTTATCGTGTTGCGGATGGTCGCGGTGGCGCAAACACGGGTAATCAGCGTTTTGCTCCGCTAAACAGTTGGCCGGACAACGGAAACTTAGATAAAGCGCGGCGTTTACTTTGGCCGATTAAAAGAAAGTATGGCAATCGTATTTCGTGGGCCGATTTAATCGTGCTGGCGGGCAATGTTGCTTATGAGTCGATGGGATTCAAAACCTTTGGCTTTGCCGGTGGCCGAGAAGATATCTGGCATCCAGAAAAAGACACCTACTGGGGCAGCGAAAAAGAGTGGCTGGCTCCCTCAAATAACCAAAACAGCCGTTATAGCGGCGAACGCGATTTAGAAAACCCGCTTGCCGCTGTGATGATGGGTCTTATCTACGTTAATCCTGAGGGCGTAGATGGTAATCCCGATCCGTTAAAAACAGCTGAAGATATGCGTGTTACCTTCGCTCGAATGGCAATGAACGATGAAGAAACGGTTGCGCTAACCGCTGGCGGACACACTGTGGGTAAAGCGCACGGAAATGGCAATGCCGATGAATTAGGCCCGGAGCCCGAAGGCGCGGACTTGCATGAACAAGGTTTTGGTTGGATGAATCACAGCTCGCGTGGCATTGGCTCTGATGCGGTAACCAGTGGTATTGAAGGCGCTTGGACGACGAACCCAACTCAATGGGACAATGGCTACTTCTACTTGCTGTTCACATACGAATGGGAGCAAACCAAAAGCCCTGCGGGTGCATGGCAATGGCAGCCTATCAATATAAAAGAAGAAGATAAACCAGTTGATGCTGAAGACGCATCTAAACGCTGCATGCCGATGATGACAGATGCCGATATGGCACTGAAAATGGACCCTACTTATCGTAAAATTTCAGAGAAGTTTTATGCCGACCCCGACTATTTTAACGATGTTTTTGCAAGAGCGTGGTTTAAGCTTACCCATCGCGACCTTGGCCCAAAAAGTCGTTATCTAGGCCCTGAAGTCCCTAACGAAGATCTACTTTGGCAAGACCCCGTCCCCAGCGTTAACTACACCCTAAACGACAGTGAAATTAGCGCACTCAAGCAACAAATTCTAGCAACCAATGTGACGCTTTCAGAATTAGTAGCCACCGCGTGGGATAGTGCGAGAACGTTTAGATATTCCGATTTTAGAGGGGGTGCAAATGGTGCGAGGATCCGCCTAGCCCCGCAAAAAGATTGGCTTGGAAATGAGCCGGAGCGTCTAGCGAAAGTGCTTGCGGCATTGGAAGCCGTGCAAAGTAATTTTACGCCTACCGTAAGCATGGCTGATTTAATCGTATTGGGTGGCTGCGCTGCTGTTGAACAAGCGGCTAAAAATGCCGGAGTATCAGTTCAAGTGCCTTTTACCGCTGGACGAGGCGATGCCACAGACGAGCAAACCGACATTGAGTCATTTGATGTATTAGAGCCTGTACATGACGGTTTTCGCAATTGGCAAAAACAGCACTACAGCGTAAAACCAGAAGAAATGCTACTTGATAGAGCCCAACTGATGGGGCTCACTGCCAAGGAAATGACCGTACTGATCGGCGGCATGCGCGTGCTTGGCACCAATCACGGGCAAACATCGCATGGCGTATTTACCGATAACGTTGGCACCTTGAGTAATGACTTTTTCGTCAACTTGACCGATATGGCATATCGTTGGGAGCCAAGTGGAGAAAACTTATATGAGATAAAAACACGCGACACGAACACGGTAAAATGGACCGCGACTCGCGTTGATCTCGTCTTTGGTTCTAACTCTATCTTGCGCGCTTACGCCGAAGTCTACGCACAAGATGATAGCAAAGAGAAGTTTGTCCGCGACTTCGTTGAGGTATGGACAAAAGTAATGAATGCAGACCGATTTGACCTAAAATAA
- a CDS encoding PepSY-associated TM helix domain-containing protein: protein MKNQTLKSLTEAHAWIGIIISTVLFIVFIAGSLSLFRDNITGWERASLAAQSNEPLSAISYDKAITSIAQQYDVDTHHGFFMREPTPHNPFIEVYFATHLDEPHPITGEDHQDQHLLLSPQTGEVLADADRFEFASFLYELHYDLGLGRAGLYFVGIITLFFFVAVLSGVIIHWRKIAKNFFQYRAEGKKDKWLDAHNLIGTMGLPFHLMYAFTGLVFNLVIIYQISYAVLLYGGNQTALLQAAGFNEPNIEALEQSRPMRGVDQLRLQALDTLGDVSLTTVEITHFGDKNAVVSFTAKSNDAFSNYKEVQYTLNDQSQIYLTENNYDNAVRAGLSTIASLHFGDFAGYGMRLAFLSLGLATAYLIVTGNLLWIDKRAKQKKQSAKSLLFVKRLTSGGFIGVLLAIAIGFAMTTFLSTSHIDKLETVKFSMFSAFLFALISSQFAKHVLSFSKVLLGLSGICYCLSAVMNAASFVCQYNTLPTQTRVDFAIVTALMCLMALICWKTVSRINAAAKTSVPVSQDQQPQQTMS from the coding sequence ATGAAAAATCAAACACTAAAATCATTGACCGAAGCACATGCATGGATTGGGATCATTATTTCAACGGTACTATTCATTGTGTTTATTGCGGGATCTTTGAGTCTATTCAGAGACAACATCACGGGCTGGGAACGTGCCTCCCTAGCCGCCCAGTCTAACGAGCCACTTAGCGCTATTTCCTACGACAAAGCGATCACATCAATTGCGCAGCAATACGATGTCGATACACACCATGGCTTTTTTATGCGCGAGCCTACGCCACATAACCCTTTTATTGAAGTTTACTTTGCAACCCATTTAGACGAGCCGCACCCGATCACGGGCGAAGATCATCAAGACCAGCACCTTCTGCTATCACCACAGACGGGAGAAGTCCTCGCTGATGCCGACAGATTTGAATTTGCCAGTTTTCTCTATGAGTTGCACTATGATTTAGGGCTTGGCCGCGCCGGACTCTATTTTGTTGGGATCATCACCCTCTTTTTCTTCGTTGCTGTGCTAAGCGGGGTCATCATTCACTGGCGCAAAATAGCCAAAAACTTTTTCCAATATCGCGCCGAAGGTAAAAAAGACAAATGGCTAGATGCGCATAATCTAATTGGCACGATGGGCCTACCATTTCACTTAATGTATGCCTTCACAGGATTAGTATTTAATCTCGTTATCATTTATCAGATTTCATACGCCGTATTACTTTACGGTGGTAACCAAACGGCTCTGCTCCAAGCAGCTGGATTTAATGAACCAAACATTGAAGCACTGGAGCAATCACGACCAATGCGCGGCGTCGATCAACTAAGACTTCAAGCACTAGATACGTTAGGAGATGTATCGCTCACAACGGTGGAAATCACCCACTTTGGCGACAAAAACGCAGTAGTGAGTTTTACCGCGAAAAGTAACGATGCTTTTTCAAATTACAAAGAAGTACAATACACACTAAACGACCAATCACAAATTTATCTCACTGAAAACAACTACGACAACGCTGTTCGCGCAGGGCTCTCTACCATCGCGAGTCTTCACTTTGGAGATTTTGCTGGGTATGGCATGCGACTGGCATTTTTGAGTCTTGGCCTTGCAACCGCCTATTTAATCGTTACCGGTAATTTGCTGTGGATTGACAAGCGTGCCAAGCAGAAAAAGCAAAGCGCTAAAAGTCTATTGTTTGTAAAACGATTAACATCAGGTGGCTTTATCGGTGTGCTATTGGCCATCGCCATCGGATTCGCGATGACGACTTTTCTATCGACAAGTCACATAGACAAACTAGAGACGGTTAAGTTTTCGATGTTTTCAGCCTTTCTCTTTGCACTCATTAGCAGCCAATTCGCAAAGCACGTATTGTCGTTTAGCAAAGTATTATTAGGTCTAAGTGGTATTTGCTATTGCTTAAGCGCGGTCATGAATGCGGCGTCTTTTGTCTGCCAGTACAATACCTTACCCACCCAAACGAGAGTTGACTTTGCTATCGTAACTGCACTTATGTGTTTAATGGCCTTGATTTGTTGGAAGACAGTGTCACGGATCAACGCGGCAGCAAAAACTTCTGTGCCTGTTTCGCAAGATCAGCAGCCACAACAAACCATGAGCTAA
- a CDS encoding S9 family peptidase, protein MFKKSLIACTLLATLSACNQTTQQVGKPQTNQVAADFKTYSAETFFDTTNIQGSAFRPDAQKILVTSDESGIYNLYEVDVKTGERSQITDATDSTYPIGYFPNDPRILFTRDNGGNERFHVFVRDENGHVKDLTPGEKVRAGFIGFTNDNNAFYVLSNQRDERFMDLYRFDAATYESELIYKNDKNLNVQQVSETDRYLALINAQGNKDSDLFLLDLHNPGAPLVEISNVAHEANFSASAFSKDDKYLYYGTDAHGEFYQNWRYEIAAGKHTPYIEKNWDVRFLYFSDSNRYRVVGVNEDSSVKVTITDLKTGKDIKLPKLPAGSINGVNFSDDEKLMAFYLNSDTSPNNLYVWRVGSDEVKQLTSTLSDKINTEHLVESTIARFNSFDGLEVPGVLYKPKLASSTNKVPALVFVHGGPGGQSMTGYSALTQHLVNQGYAIFAVNNRGSSGYGKTFFHLDDKRHGEDDLQDIVWSKKYLQQLDWVDADRIGIMGGSYGGYMTAAALAFEPEEFKLGINIFGVTNWVRTLESIPPWWEAYRKSLYDELGDPATDKERLHRISPLFHAKNITKPLMVVQGANDPRVLQVESDELVEAVRSNNVPVKYVLFDDEGHGFSKKENRIEASQAYLDFLKKHL, encoded by the coding sequence ATGTTTAAAAAATCACTCATTGCATGCACCTTGCTCGCCACGCTAAGTGCATGTAATCAAACCACTCAACAAGTTGGTAAGCCGCAAACCAATCAAGTTGCCGCTGATTTTAAAACCTATTCAGCAGAAACTTTTTTTGATACCACAAATATTCAGGGCAGCGCGTTTCGCCCTGATGCACAGAAAATTTTGGTCACTTCTGACGAGTCGGGAATATATAACCTCTATGAAGTTGACGTCAAAACCGGCGAAAGATCACAAATAACGGATGCCACCGATTCAACCTACCCAATCGGATATTTTCCAAATGATCCCCGCATCTTATTCACGCGAGACAACGGTGGAAATGAGCGCTTTCATGTTTTTGTCCGTGACGAAAATGGCCACGTTAAAGATCTCACGCCAGGAGAAAAAGTGAGAGCTGGTTTTATCGGTTTTACTAACGATAACAATGCCTTCTACGTGTTAAGCAACCAGCGTGACGAGCGCTTTATGGATCTATATCGCTTTGATGCTGCCACCTACGAAAGTGAACTTATTTATAAAAATGACAAGAATTTAAATGTCCAACAGGTGAGTGAAACCGATCGCTACCTTGCACTTATCAATGCGCAAGGTAATAAAGACAGCGACTTATTCTTACTCGACTTACATAACCCCGGCGCCCCTCTCGTTGAGATTTCAAACGTGGCGCACGAGGCAAACTTTTCCGCTTCAGCATTTTCTAAAGACGACAAATATTTATACTATGGGACCGATGCCCATGGTGAATTTTATCAAAATTGGCGCTATGAAATCGCGGCGGGTAAACACACGCCGTACATAGAAAAAAATTGGGACGTGAGGTTCTTATATTTCTCCGATTCCAACCGCTATCGTGTTGTCGGTGTGAACGAAGACTCTAGCGTAAAAGTCACGATCACCGATCTTAAAACAGGAAAGGACATCAAACTCCCTAAGCTCCCTGCAGGTAGTATCAACGGCGTTAACTTCTCCGATGACGAAAAGCTGATGGCTTTTTATTTAAATTCAGATACATCACCAAATAACTTGTACGTATGGCGTGTTGGCAGTGATGAAGTTAAGCAGTTGACCTCAACCTTGAGCGACAAAATCAATACCGAACATTTGGTCGAGAGCACCATCGCTCGCTTTAACAGTTTTGATGGTTTGGAAGTGCCAGGCGTACTCTACAAGCCAAAGCTTGCTAGTTCGACAAATAAGGTGCCCGCGCTCGTATTTGTTCACGGAGGTCCCGGAGGCCAAAGCATGACGGGTTATAGTGCTCTTACTCAGCATTTGGTTAATCAAGGGTATGCGATTTTCGCCGTAAACAACCGAGGCAGCTCTGGCTATGGTAAAACCTTCTTCCACTTAGATGACAAACGTCATGGTGAGGATGATTTACAAGACATCGTTTGGAGTAAAAAATATCTACAACAGCTAGACTGGGTCGATGCTGATCGTATCGGCATAATGGGCGGAAGCTACGGTGGCTATATGACTGCAGCGGCACTGGCATTTGAACCTGAAGAGTTCAAATTAGGGATCAACATCTTTGGTGTGACTAACTGGGTAAGAACCCTTGAGTCTATTCCACCATGGTGGGAAGCATATAGGAAGTCTCTATATGATGAGTTAGGCGATCCGGCTACCGATAAGGAGCGTTTGCATCGTATCTCACCACTTTTCCATGCCAAAAATATCACTAAGCCATTGATGGTTGTGCAAGGTGCAAACGATCCTCGTGTACTTCAAGTAGAGAGTGATGAATTGGTCGAAGCCGTTCGCTCAAACAATGTGCCTGTCAAATATGTACTATTTGACGATGAAGGGCATGGGTTCTCTAAAAAGGAAAACCGTATTGAGGCCTCTCAAGCCTATCTCGACTTTCTTAAAAAGCACCTTTAA
- the azu gene encoding azurin yields MKTSLSITLLSLGAFLFSHAASANECELSIEANDMMQFSKKSLSAPSSCKEISVTLKHTGKLPATTMGHNWVLSKAADVQAVATDGMSAGANNSYVKPNDSRVLAVSKVIGGGEQTTVTFSTEQLKQGDSYKFFCSFPGHFAIMQGTFTLS; encoded by the coding sequence ATGAAGACCTCTCTTTCCATCACATTACTTAGTCTAGGTGCCTTTCTCTTCTCTCATGCCGCATCAGCAAATGAATGTGAGCTCAGCATCGAAGCCAACGACATGATGCAGTTTTCTAAAAAATCACTCAGCGCGCCATCTAGCTGTAAAGAAATTTCAGTCACGTTAAAGCATACGGGCAAGCTGCCAGCCACTACCATGGGTCACAACTGGGTGTTGAGCAAAGCTGCAGATGTTCAAGCCGTTGCAACCGATGGCATGTCGGCAGGTGCAAATAATAGCTATGTAAAGCCAAACGACAGCCGCGTTTTAGCCGTATCAAAGGTGATTGGCGGTGGCGAGCAAACCACAGTGACCTTCTCTACTGAGCAGTTAAAGCAAGGTGACAGCTACAAGTTCTTCTGCTCCTTCCCGGGCCATTTCGCCATTATGCAAGGCACCTTTACACTTAGTTAG